Part of the Candidatus Thorarchaeota archaeon genome, GCGGCACTGGAGCACATTCTTCTATTAGTTGCCGATACGACCCGGAAGACAGTCGGACGGGATGCATTCCGCGACATGGTATTCGACAGCGTAATGCCATATGTCAAGCGTGACATGCAGCGGCTGCAGACCTACGCAATACTTGACGACGTGATTCGATACCTCTTCTAATCCAAGCCCAGCATGAGGACCTCTCTTTGGACGATCTGTCCGCGTTTTCTCTCCGGGAGTCTTGTACGTTCTGGTCTTATAGCAACCTCCCTGTTCTTCACAGAGTCCGGAAAGACTTCGCGAGGCAGAAGTGTGTGTACTGTGAAGGCGGTGTTCTCCACCATCTTGTCAAGATTCACGAGGACCGGTCCCTGTTTGCTCACGACCACCGGGACAGTCATACCAACCCGGCCCCCTGGTCTGAGGACGGACTGCAGACTGACCAGACAGTCCCTATAGAGCTCGGTCAGTTGAGCAACGGAACTCTCGGCCTCCTCCCGACTTGGAGCCTCCTCGTAGACTGGTCCCAGGTCGGGTTCGAAGGCGACAGCATCAACCTGTTCTTTGACGGTTTCTGGCAACTTCCTGGCGTCGCCGTGTTCTATTCTGAAGACGAGTTGTTCACCCATCTCTTTTGCAAGCCACACCATGTTCCTCCGGGCGCCTTGTACCGCATCGTGCGAGTTGTCCACACCTATACACCTCATATCAAGGACAGCTGCCTCCATGAGGATGGTCCCTGTGCCGCAGAACGGGTCAAGTACAGTGCAGCCGGGCTTTGCCCCTGAGAGAGTGAGCAGTGTTCTGCAGAGCTTAGGGCTTGTACTTATCTGAGCTGAGATGTATGGCCGTGACTCATCCCGGTGCCGTTGAAACAACGAGTCATACACGGCAATGGTCCTTGCAAGATACATCCTCTCGGTTGTCAGGGCCGCCAGAATCTCTGCATTCGGAGGGACGAGCAGACTGTGAAGAGCGATGGTCTGAGGCCAGAGTGCAGTGCTTGGGCGCTCCGGTTTTCTCTTGTCCGGACCTTCATATGCATAGTATGAGGCCTTCTTGGCACCGAGTTGGGTCAGTCGCCTCTTGATGAACTCATCCAGTCCTAGGGTGAGCTTTCCAAGGTCGACTGGAGAGTCCTTGGCAGCGGGATATGTGCTGACGCCATACTTGATTCTTGCCCCTGCTGGTCGGGGCCAGACCTTTCCAAGCCATGAACACTCTTCTAACTTCTCTCGAGCTTCCTTCACGATTCTTCCTCTTCTCGGAAAAGCTCTGAGGATCAAGCCGAGTTCATAAGACGTGACTACTCTTCCTGTCTTGAAACAGCCGCCAAGCCCCGCTTGAATCTCCACAAGCTCTTCGTCTGTGAACTGGCGGTCTGTCTCTATGACCACACTTGTTCGAGAGTAGTCCTTGACCTTGAAGTCGATACGGAGATCCCCAAGAGACACAAGCAGCTCAGCTATGGAGAGTGTCCAGTTCTTGCCGAGGATAAACAAGTAGTCTGTCATTGCTTAGACCTCTCCAGCTGGTCCACCAAGTGTTTGATGTATAGTGCGCCCTCGATAGGCTCAGGCGTCTCAGATATGAACGTCGGGTTGTAGCCGTTCTCCATGCACAACTGGATAAGCGGCAGTATGTCCGGTCCCCACTCTCCACCCAGCGGTCTGTGTTCTTTCTCGCCCTTCTCCCCATATACAATCCCGCTCACATGGAAGTGCATGTTCTTCAGGAACCTGTCTCCGAGGCTCTCCTCAAGTAACGAAAGGACCTCCCTGTAGCTGCGGCTGTCTCCCATCTCGCCCTTCGTCCTTGCATATAGATGTGCCCAGTCAACGGTGGGGATGCAATACTCTAGTTCAGAACAGAGTCTGATGACCTCCTCTATCGAGCCGAAGTTGTTTGTCTTGCCTGCAGTTTCAGGTGCAAGGAATGTCCCATGTGCAGACTTCCCCGCTGTGTGCCAGACCTCGCTCAGGGCATCTCTCACCGTTACAAAGGCTGACTCCGCGTCTAGTCCTCCGTATGTACCGGGATGGAAGACGACTCGCTTCACGTTCATTAGGGGCGCAAACGTGAGCGCTTGAACAAGCCTGTATTTCGACCTCTCTCTGATAGCAGGGTCCTTTGATGCAAGAGAGATGTAATATGCCGCGTGCATACTCATCTGAACGCCTGTGGCCTTGGAGAGATCACCGACCAACCTTGCCTTCTCCTCATTGATTCGCAACCCGTAGACCGCAGCATACTCGAGAGCGTTTAGCCCAGCGTCTCTCAGCAAGGCAAAGACGGCGTCGGCACTGCCCTTTGCTTCCTCAGGGTATCCCGACGGACCGAAGTACACCCACTGTCACCCCCTGACTCACTGGAGTGTGAATTCCCATGAGCAGTACGCGTCATCGGGATGGTCGTCCGGTGGACAGAAGAGACATCTGGTCTTGATTCTGGGGTCCACTGCCTTGGCGAACTCCTCATACTCAATCATTCCGACTGGTTTGCATGGATGGTCTGGCAGACCCTTCCTCTTTCTTGCAGTCTGAACTCTGCAGCCCTTCATGGTGAAGACTAGCGTCCTGTCATCTTTCCACTCGGTCGTCTGCTCGTTGAGCACGGCATAGACCCGCAGACCGAGCGCTCTCTCTAGTGCCTTGAGACCACCGTTCTCGGGTATCTCGAACTCCTTCATGATCCTCTTTGCTTCTATGGGCGAGAAGATTCGCCATGCCGCCTTGTCCATCTCTATGGCGGCCTCCATCCCATATGCCTGCTCGATGCTCAGGAAGTATGCGCCATCCATGGCTTGCCATGCCTTTGCATACATGTCTACAAGTCTGAGCAGGTCTTCGCGAGTCATCTTCTCTATCATGAGTCATCCGAGTCTAGGCGGAGCTGTATTGCATATGAGTGCTTGGGTTCAATGCTTCGGCTCTCGAAACGCTTTAATCATGCGCAGAGAGGACTTGGACGGGTGTCACGACAGTGGATGCACGAGCTCTGTTCAGCATAATCCGTCCTCAGAACTGCTTAATCGGCGGTCTGACGGTCATATCTGGAATCTCCATTGCATTCTACGTCAGCCCCGTTGGTGTATATGCGGACTACTACTTGACCCTGCTTATCGCGTACCTCACCTACTTCTTCGTTGCTGCTGGCGGAAACGTCGTGAATGACATCTTTGACATCGAGGTTGACCGTATCAACCGCCCTCACAGAGTCCTTCCAAGCGGCCGTATGACCGTCAGACAGGCGTGGGCTTACGTAGTGGTTCTGGGCATACTGGGCATTGTCCTAGCCCTGCTGAATGGAGTACTAGGTGCACTGCTTGTCATCACCTTCATACTGGTCGGATACGCGTACGCGGCCAAGGTCAAGACGCTTGGGATTGCGGGCAACTTCATGGTTGCGTTTTCCTTTGCGTTCGGAGTGATATACGGCTCTTTCATATATGGAGAGCAGACTGGCGTGCTGTCAATACCTCTCCCGACTTGGCTCTTCTTTGTCACCGCTTTCATGATACTTCAGGCCAGAGAGACCATCAAAGGAGCAGAGGACGTGGAGGGTGACACGCTTCGAGACGTACGCACCATTGCTAGAGTCCATGGCCACCGTGTCGCAGCAGCAGTTGCGGCGCTGTTCAACGTCATTGGCGTCGTATGCTATGCACTCGTCTGGTTCTTGGGTTTCGCCAGTTGGGACCTGTGGCTGCTTATGGTAGTCGGGTCCGTGGTTGTGATTGGTGCAGCAGTCTCTCCCATGACTGGCCCCGCGGACAAGAAACGACTACTCATCGGCAGTACGCTGGACAAGGTCGGAGCACTGGTTGGGCTCATCGCGTTCGTCGTGATTCCGCTCTACGGTATCTTCTTCGCACCGTGAGACCTAGTGTGCTTGCCAGAAGGTCCAGATGAGTACAATCATACAGAGTGCGGACACCACCATGGCCCAGAGTGTCGAGGTGTCATGTGCCTCCCGTATCCCAAAGATGAGGACAAAGCCGACCCAGAAGAACGCTGCAGTTGTCATGTAGTCGACTATCACCCACACGCTCGATGTGTATATGCTCTCCACTATCTGCGACCATGCGTTCAGGCTAGTTATGTTCTGTCCTGGCATTGCCGCGGCGATGACGACTACTGCGAGTAACCGAACAACAATCACGGGGACCATGCTATAGCCCACTATAGACCCGGTCTTTCGAAAGTTGCCGGTTCCTCCAGTGATTTTGAACGCAAGATGAGCAAACATGGATCCGAAGACAAGGTAGATGATACCGAGCAGCATGTTGGGAATGATTGAGACAAGGGCTGTTCCCCAAAATGGTGTTGAGTATCCGCTCAGCAAGACGTTGGTTTCGACAATGGTGCCATTCACGTTGACGTTGACTGTGAACTTGGAGGACACAGTAAGAAAGACTAGGGCCATGAGTGCTGCATTGACCATGATTATCATCATGGGTCCTGTCATCTCAGGCCTTCTTCCGATGTCGCGATAGGTTGTCGCGGGTCTCCTTATGACCCCCCATATCCTGCTGATTGGAGTCATCGCACGCATTTCCGGTGCTTCGGGCCTCTTGAGTATGGGGAGTATCCGCTCTAGCGTCTCTTCGGCGATGCTCTCCTTACAGACGGGACAGACTGTTGCATCTGCAGGTACGGGACTGTCACAGAAGACACATCTACGCACTGTCTATCAACTCGGGCATTGGTGATGCAATGCCAAACTACTTGTTGCCTGCGTTTGTATTTAAGCCATTTCTGACTGTTGCGTGTCCCCCTCCTGCCTTCAACAGACGCGCTCTACCACATCCTGAAGTTCTCGAACAGCGGTGTTCTGTGAACGACCACGAATGGGACTATGGCGTCGAATATGCTCGTTGTGGTGTTGATAATCAGCACGTACTCGATGATATAGACCTCCCAGCCTGGGTTGACTGTCAGGAATGGCATCAATATGGGTATGATAAGCAGGTTGAGCGGAATCATGATTGCGAGTCTGATCAGATAACCGGCAATCATGGCCACACCATAAAGCTCTGGTCTTGAGAGTGCCCGGCCTTCTGAGGGCTTCTTGGTCTTAACCGCAAGATATGCCATCACCATCAATGGCAGCGTAGCCAGGAACTTGAACATGGGTCCTATCCCTGTTGGATCGAAAAAGAAGAGCCCCAGTGTGCCTGCGGTTATGCAGATTGCGCCAACATACGGTCCACCGAGAAGTAGGCCGATGATCCAGAATATGGAGACCGGATCGAAGAAGGCAATACCCCATCCCGGGATTCTTGGGATTAGAGCTGCTATCGGGCTGACTGCTATTGAGAGTCCGGCGAGCAGCGCCCCTGAAACCAGTCTCTGTGTTCTGATGTCGTTCAGCAACTTCTCGTTCGGTGAGAGATGGGACTCCTCCGAATCCATGGGTTGAGCCTCTTCAACCTTCTCGATTGTCATGGAGTCGGGGTCACCAAGCCTCCCTTTTAAAGCTTACTCACAGAACACTACTTACTCAGAATTGGGTAGACCTTTGGAGTCAAATGCATCCACAAATCGTTTCGGTCCCGGTTGTGACTCACCACCCAGCTCCGTCTGCGCTCTGGTACGTGCGATCATCTGGAGCAATTTCCTTGTCGGATTGAGTAGCTCCGGGTTGATTCTCCATTCGGCCCAGTCGAAGCCAGATGACAGAGAGGACCTGCTCAGTATGAGTCTTGAGGCTACCAGTTCGTTGAGACCGTTTAGAATCGTGCCGACAGTGACTGCGCCAACTATTGGACGTACCTGTCTGGCTACCCGCAACAAGTCCGCGGTGGTGACCCATCCTCCATCCTCTATCAAGAGCCGCAGTACTTTTGAGCGAACCGGGTCCGATTCAAGCACGCCCTTCAAGGGGGCTAGATTCAGATATTGAGACCTGGGCTGTGATTCGGGCCCCGTCCATGGTCCAGTCGGTGCGCCTTCGTGTCCTCTGAATGTCACTTGGCATCTCCAGTATACAGACAGCGGACAATGACTCATGAACTGAAGTATTACTTGGACGAGTGTGCATGGACTTTGCACAACCCTTAATACAGATGCAAGCCACTGCATGTGATGGGCGTAAAGATGACACAGGACGGATTGAGTGGTCTCTTTAAGAAGGAGTTCAACAAGCCATCCGACCTCTTGTGCTGCGCCTTTGGTCTCAGGAGCAGCGAGATTGACACCTATTTCGCTCTCCTCTCGGGCGAAAAGACCGTGGAGGAGCTCACTGCTGTGGTCAGACGGGATCGGAGCACGGTGCAGAGGATTCTGACCCAGCTCTACAGCAAGGGTCTTGTCGAGCGTGAGACACGCTACTTTGAGAGAGGCGGACACTACTACGTGTATCGAGGAGTCTCTACTGAGAGAGTCCGGAAGGAGATTCTTGACCAGCTTGAACAGTGGTACCGGAACACCAGAACCTTCTTATTGAAATCGTGGCCCGGGAGCAGCCAGCCCGCACGGGAGATGACGACCTGATTGTCCATGTTCAAGACCGAGAGAGTCGTGACTATTACTGTACTGGCCATGATTGCAGCGATTGGTATTGTTGTGAGGATGTTCGTAAAGATTGCAGTCGTGCCCGGACTTGTGGAACTCACACCGGGTTTCATGTTCTCGTTGTTAGGTGGTGTCGTAGGTGGTATACCTGGAGGTGTGCTCGTAGGTACCATCGTGGGCATTGGTGGTGCTCTTGCAGGGGGTGAGCCCCCTCTTCTGCCGATGATAGGCAACATCTGCCTCGGCATCGGTACAGGCATCGCGTGGTATGCTTCCAAGGACCGCAACACTTACCGCTTCTGGGTTGCCGCCATCGTCGGCGGCGCAGTGATTGGCGGCTTTATCCCAAGCATGACTATCTTTGCCTCTTTCACAGAGTCACTCACTGGGGCAGTGGCCGTTGCACTCATTGATGCAGCTCAAGCCTGCTTGTGGGCAATAGTCGCGCTGTTGGTTGACAGACTAATCATAAAGCCTATAGCAGGTCCCTACCTCCACCCGGACACGTATAGAGAAGAGCACCGGGAAGAGGAAAGGACCGAGTCATCATGAGTGGACGGACGATTTCTATCGATGTCAAGAAGGACCTCTTTGGGGCCAACGATGAGGCAGCCTCACAGAACGCTCAGGCATTCAGAAAGCATGGCATAAAGGCCATTGACATAATGGGGTCCGTGGGTACTGGCAAGACTCTGTTGATTGAGGGACTATGCGAGAGACTGCGTACCAAGTACCGCGTTCTCATGGTGGCCGGAGACCTTGCGACGACCATCGATGCTGACAGAGTGGCGTCGCATGGAGTGGACACACTGCAAATCAACACAGGTACTGCCTGTCACTTGGATGCCAGAATGGTACGAGTGGCACTGGCAGGTGTCGACCTCTCCCGGTATCAAGTCGTGGTCATAGAGAATGTAGGCAATCTGATATGTCCCGCAGGCTATTCCCTGGGTGTAGACAAGAAAGTCGTGGTTGTCAGTGTGACCGAGGGCCCATATATGATTCGAAAGCACCCACTGACAATCAAACGTGCAGACATGGTCGTCATAAACAAGATAGACTTGGCCGAAGCACTGCAGTTCGATGTGGACGCGCTTGTGACTGATGTTCGAGAGGTGGATGCAAGTATCCCCGTAATCAAAGTGAGTTCGAAGACGGGAGAGGGACTGGATGTCTTGATTAGAGCGTTGGGTCTCTAGTTTGGCCCCGGACCACTTCCGTTGACCAACTGCTCGAGAGTCCTCCTGACACCGTCTATGTGCCCCATTCCCAATACCACGACTACCTTTCCTGGCACGTCGTCAAGTATTCTGATCAGTGCCCGCGCGACATACTCGTCCCTCTGCTCAATCAGCGCTCTGGCTATGCCTGGGAATTCGTGTCGGAACTCGTTCATTATCTCCTCCACTGCCTTGTCGTCCTTCAGCATGTCCATTATAGTCGTCACCCCGTCGCCTTGGATCTCATCGCTGGCTGCGGGGATTATACCAAGGAATCGGTACATCTCATCCAAGGGAACCTGCATCAGCGCGTTCAGCGTGTGTTGAATTGGACGATCTATCAGTGCTATCTTCGCAGACACCTTCCTGCCCTCCTCTATTGCTGCCAACATCTCTGTGCCGGCCGGTGCACCAGTATGGTCGCCTATACGTGACTCCAGAAGTGCAATCTGGTGTACAAAGTCCTGAGCCGCATCCCCCGTCTGAGATGCAGCGTCAGCAATATCCTGCGTTGAAGGGGGATTCTGAATCTGCTGATACCGGTCTCGGTCGAGCTCCACTGCTACCACATCCGGTCTCACCTCTGCTACCGTCTGGCGAGCCTTCTGAACGCTCTCCGTGTCGGCATGAATGACGCCAACGATAATCAGGCGGGAAAGGTCGTCGCGGGTGGGCATGACACACGTCAGACCTGCAGCCACTTTTACCTGTTTTGGAGCACATGACTCTCTTGCACTACTCGTCTGGCCCTCCATGTGAACGGTGGGAGTCCCTGTCCGTTGGAGGCCGCCGCCTTCAGGAGCGCCTCTGTTGACCTTCAATCATAGCCCCTTGACCTCAAGACCCCAACGCATCGCCTCTTCAGTGCAGAGTGTCCCGACTCGATTAGGCGCCTCAGCCCGAGTCGTTATGCTTCATCCATTCAGAGTCGGAATACGAGATCCTGTGTAGACGCCAGAGTCACGGGGCCCCGCTTCTGACATAATACCTGACATTCGCAAAGGTTTTTCATGGATGCTGCAGCTACTGACCCACACGATAGCCATCAGGATATGAGGGAAGATGAAGTCGGATTTGGAAATGACCTTCACCAAGCTGGTCAACCCGCGGACAAGCGCTGGACTGATTGTCCTGCACTCACTGCTAGACAAGCTCAAGGGTCCTCCCGTTCCCCCCAAAGACATTCGGGAGACCATCGACCGGTTCTCGGAAGAGAAGAACTTCTCCAAGCAGTCAATCACAAACGCAGCCCGTCGACTGGAGGAAGTGGGTATAGTTGCAAGAGATGAGGGGTACTCGGTGAATTATGGCTATCTACTTTCAGTGATGCTTAACGCCCTTATGCAGCTCTCAAGCCGTGTAGGAGAACTCG contains:
- a CDS encoding TrmB family transcriptional regulator, which encodes MTQDGLSGLFKKEFNKPSDLLCCAFGLRSSEIDTYFALLSGEKTVEELTAVVRRDRSTVQRILTQLYSKGLVERETRYFERGGHYYVYRGVSTERVRKEILDQLEQWYRNTRTFLLKSWPGSSQPAREMTT
- a CDS encoding TraB/GumN family protein; amino-acid sequence: MKVNRGAPEGGGLQRTGTPTVHMEGQTSSARESCAPKQVKVAAGLTCVMPTRDDLSRLIIVGVIHADTESVQKARQTVAEVRPDVVAVELDRDRYQQIQNPPSTQDIADAASQTGDAAQDFVHQIALLESRIGDHTGAPAGTEMLAAIEEGRKVSAKIALIDRPIQHTLNALMQVPLDEMYRFLGIIPAASDEIQGDGVTTIMDMLKDDKAVEEIMNEFRHEFPGIARALIEQRDEYVARALIRILDDVPGKVVVVLGMGHIDGVRRTLEQLVNGSGPGPN
- a CDS encoding TIM barrel protein, yielding MYFGPSGYPEEAKGSADAVFALLRDAGLNALEYAAVYGLRINEEKARLVGDLSKATGVQMSMHAAYYISLASKDPAIRERSKYRLVQALTFAPLMNVKRVVFHPGTYGGLDAESAFVTVRDALSEVWHTAGKSAHGTFLAPETAGKTNNFGSIEEVIRLCSELEYCIPTVDWAHLYARTKGEMGDSRSYREVLSLLEESLGDRFLKNMHFHVSGIVYGEKGEKEHRPLGGEWGPDILPLIQLCMENGYNPTFISETPEPIEGALYIKHLVDQLERSKQ
- a CDS encoding geranylgeranylglycerol-phosphate geranylgeranyltransferase, which produces MDARALFSIIRPQNCLIGGLTVISGISIAFYVSPVGVYADYYLTLLIAYLTYFFVAAGGNVVNDIFDIEVDRINRPHRVLPSGRMTVRQAWAYVVVLGILGIVLALLNGVLGALLVITFILVGYAYAAKVKTLGIAGNFMVAFSFAFGVIYGSFIYGEQTGVLSIPLPTWLFFVTAFMILQARETIKGAEDVEGDTLRDVRTIARVHGHRVAAAVAALFNVIGVVCYALVWFLGFASWDLWLLMVVGSVVVIGAAVSPMTGPADKKRLLIGSTLDKVGALVGLIAFVVIPLYGIFFAP
- the hypB gene encoding hydrogenase nickel incorporation protein HypB codes for the protein MSGRTISIDVKKDLFGANDEAASQNAQAFRKHGIKAIDIMGSVGTGKTLLIEGLCERLRTKYRVLMVAGDLATTIDADRVASHGVDTLQINTGTACHLDARMVRVALAGVDLSRYQVVVIENVGNLICPAGYSLGVDKKVVVVSVTEGPYMIRKHPLTIKRADMVVINKIDLAEALQFDVDALVTDVREVDASIPVIKVSSKTGEGLDVLIRALGL
- a CDS encoding YIP1 family protein; translation: MRRCVFCDSPVPADATVCPVCKESIAEETLERILPILKRPEAPEMRAMTPISRIWGVIRRPATTYRDIGRRPEMTGPMMIIMVNAALMALVFLTVSSKFTVNVNVNGTIVETNVLLSGYSTPFWGTALVSIIPNMLLGIIYLVFGSMFAHLAFKITGGTGNFRKTGSIVGYSMVPVIVVRLLAVVVIAAAMPGQNITSLNAWSQIVESIYTSSVWVIVDYMTTAAFFWVGFVLIFGIREAHDTSTLWAMVVSALCMIVLIWTFWQAH
- a CDS encoding methyltransferase domain-containing protein: MTDYLFILGKNWTLSIAELLVSLGDLRIDFKVKDYSRTSVVIETDRQFTDEELVEIQAGLGGCFKTGRVVTSYELGLILRAFPRRGRIVKEAREKLEECSWLGKVWPRPAGARIKYGVSTYPAAKDSPVDLGKLTLGLDEFIKRRLTQLGAKKASYYAYEGPDKRKPERPSTALWPQTIALHSLLVPPNAEILAALTTERMYLARTIAVYDSLFQRHRDESRPYISAQISTSPKLCRTLLTLSGAKPGCTVLDPFCGTGTILMEAAVLDMRCIGVDNSHDAVQGARRNMVWLAKEMGEQLVFRIEHGDARKLPETVKEQVDAVAFEPDLGPVYEEAPSREEAESSVAQLTELYRDCLVSLQSVLRPGGRVGMTVPVVVSKQGPVLVNLDKMVENTAFTVHTLLPREVFPDSVKNREVAIRPERTRLPERKRGQIVQREVLMLGLD